AATGCAGCTTCTGATAATGAATTCCTTGGACATTCTTGGGACAAGGTAATACCAGAATATCATATGTTCCATTTCACATGATAGCTTTGGCATTTGCTGGTGTTTAGTTACCAAAaggagaggagaaaaaaaaaaaaaacagcattgGCATTTTGCTGGTCTGATGACATTATGCAGAGAAAGTTGAAAGGAATCATATTCCCAAAGTTATATTCATGAAGACTCGAGATGTAATGCCCCATGATTTGAGTGGGGGAGCTTGTAGTACCTTACTAAGGGTCCGTTTGGCAACACAACTATTCTCAAATATTCTCAGATATTTCTTTcacaaacatcactcaaactcaacacttttcaatttcaaatattttactttttcatgtaatcattacaacttttccaaactcaaacaaagcaaaaaacaaaacaaaaaatactacttttttcaaatttcaaaataaaaataatattacaagataatattcaaacaaaattttaactttataatatttttattaaaatttttctctcatttcccaaaatccaataaaaaatcttaactcaaaccatttcactactattcacagatataCTGAGATATTCTAAGCATCCAAATGGGCCCTAAGTCTCACATTGAGTGGGAGTAGTATGGCAGAGATGAATGAGCATGATAAAAGTGtattaagtttcaagtttcacATTGGTTTCTTATTAGGTGAAACTGgctttataatgatttcaatGAGTTTCAGTTACTATCTATATAGTTATTTCGAAATATAAGTCCATATCTGGCTTAGGCTTTCCCTGGGTTGTACACGAGATTGGATTGGATATGTTAACCTTTCGATTGAGTTCTACCACTTCATGATTATACAAAGCATTGTTATCTTTTAGTGTAACTGTATCAGGGATGAAAGGTGATTCTGAGACGTTGCAAGAAATTTTGCCTTTACCATTTTGTTTAGTATAATCTTCTATATTGTGATGGGAGCAGTTAAATTGAGTTATCCTTTCAATTGAGTCAGCGTTCTAGCAGTTTGattctatttaaaacttatagTTGTCTGTTCCCTTATTATGTAGAGCGCTGGGAAGAACCTGAGCTCTCCACTAGGTGAGGCATTACTAAGGGCGCGTGCTATGTTTCCAGAGACATACTGGTATTGGATTGGAGTTGGTGCTATGATTGGATACACAGTTTTATTCAACGCACTTTTCACGTTCTTTCTAGCTTATCTTAACCGTAAGCCTCTTCTTTCTGTTAAGAAGTTTACTAATCttacttgtataaaaaaaaaaaaaacagaggtcTGCTAATATCTCCCTTATGATACTAATATATAGGCTAAGAATGTTAGTTAAGGCTAATCAAGTTTATTCTTTTACATGACTACAGCTTTGGGGAGACAACAAGCTGTAGTGTCTAAGGAAGAgctgcgagagagagagaggagaaggaAAGGTGAAACATCGGTTGTTGAGCTGAGGCATTACCTGCAGCATTCGGGTTCATTTAGTGGttagtaaaataaattttctattaacatcctttcatatttttctttttcagtttgTTAGCTATTGTGGCTCGTAtccataaaaagaaatttattgtaTTCTCCATAAGCATAAGAAGTGGCCTCATGGGTGTCCAAATTAATTTATGCCAGGTCTTAAATTGGGGGGAGGGGGATATTGGTGATTGTGGTGGGGGGgatgggaagagagagagaggaatgatACATCCACGGAGGATGCGTATGGAACGTTGAAACTTTTTTACTGTTCACGCACCATCTCTATGCACAAAGCATTTCGCtctcacacacatacacatgctGTTGTAGTCTAATTTTGTTCAACATAGTGTGAACAATGTCTCTCTCTTCTTTGGATGCAAGCACACGCTGAACCCCCTTTACTATATGtgcaattttttctctctactttaTTTAATCTTATTTGCATAGTATCAACACGGTTACTCCAAACTTTAAACAAATGTTTAAGTTTGTCATCAACTTCTTGGCAGGAAAGCATTTTAAGCAGAAAGGCATGGTTCTCCCATTTCAACAACTTTCTATGACGTTCAGCAATATCAATTACTATGTGGATGTCCCTCTGGTGGGTATATAACTCCATTCTTCCCTCATGAAGTTCAAGAAACATCTTGACTTAGCTTTCTGATCAAAGTACTACTTCAGGAATTGAAGCAACAAGGGATAGTAGAAGATAGATTGCAACTGTTGGTTGATGTCACTGGAGCATTTAGGCCTGGTATCCTTACAGCATTGGTCGGAGTCAGTGGTGCTGGGAAAACCACCCTCATGGATGTCTTAGCCGGTCGAAAAACTGGTGGAGTCATAGAAGGGAACATACAAATATCTGGCTATCCCAAAAGGCAGGAAACTTTTGCAAGAATTTCCGGTTACTGTGAACAGACTGATATTCATTCCCCTTGCTTGACTGTTTTGGAATCACTTCTGTTCTCTGCCTGGCTTCGGTTACCATCAGATATTGACTTGCAGACACAAACggtaaatacaaaaaaaaaaaaaatcatttttgtatGTCTTGGTACATTATGTTTACTGGAGGGTTGAAATTTGCAGGCCTTTGTTGAGGAGGTGATGGAACTTGTAGAGCTCACTCCATTGAGTGGGGCATTGATTGGTCTTCCTGGAGTTGACGGTTTGTCAACAGAACAACGAAAAAGATTAACAATTGCTGTTGAACTAGTTGCCAACCCTTCTATAGTGTTCATGGATGAGCCCACATCAGGGTTGGATGCAAGGTCTGCAGCTATTGTGATGAGAACTGTGAGGAATATTGTAAACACTGGGCGAACAATAGTGTGCACAATCCATCAGCCTAGCATAGACATTTTTGAATCCTTTGACGAGgtatttaatatgtatatttcACACAAATGCATAGATGCAGTATGCTTCTATATTTTGGCAGAGAGTTTCTTCTACAAATTTTTCCTTTCTGATTGTctgaaatattaaatttcaGAAATCAAAATTCTTGCCAATAGGCATCATATTCTATATATTTGTGCCTATAAATTAGAAGCACGAGATACTAAAATTCCCCTAGGTTCTTGCCGGTTCATTTTCCCTTTCTCACAAAGGTGTATCGCTGCTTAGTCACATCAGTACATTATATAGATAGATTAATTGCAATATTTTATAATCATGTGTTTCTGGATCACCATGATCTCTGTCTATCCTAACCTAATCTCAACTTTAAATGCAGCTTTTATGTATGAAGCGAGGAGGGCAGCTCATATATGCTGGTCCACTTGGCCCCAAGTCTCACGAGCTCATCAAATATTTTGAGGTCTGGCCATGCATATTATTATCTCTGTGATTAGTTGAAATTTCAATTCTTGATTATATAACCATCAGGGGTTGGCTCAAATGGTAAGAGTCTttgtcttggtggtatgctccctccaggtCTCAAGTTCGAACCCttgagtgcaaacaatttttagAAGTCATCAGACTAGGaaattttcccttgaattatccgaggtgcacttgcaggaaactccttACTGAGGACTTGTGCACCCCCAAAATTAGTCATAACTTTATTTTAGGCAACCGTTGCCAATCAAAAAAACATCTTCATGATATAAAATGCTTATCAAAATAAACATTTGAATGACATAAAATTTGCTTCTGTAGGCAGTTGAAGGAGTGGACAAAATCAGGCCTGGATATAATCCTGCTACATGGATACTTGAGGTTACTTCTTCTACTGAAGAGAACCGTATCGGAGTGGACTTTGCAGAAATTTACcgaaaatcaaatttatttcagTACGCACTGTTTCAATGGATTCtggctattgatttttttttttttttttttttttttctgtttgtcTTTTTGCTAAGTTATTGATTTTGTTGTTAGAGGGACTATCCATTTCCTTATTTAACTTGGCTATCATCTTCCATTTCAGACTTAACAGAGAGTTGGTTGAAAGCCTAAGCAAGCCGAGTAATACTGCCAAAGAATTGAACTTTCCAACCAAGTACTCACAGTCATTCTTTCACCAGTTTTTGGCTTGTCTTTGGAAGCAAAATCTGTCTTATTGGAGAAACCCACAATACACTGCTGTTCGCTGCTTCTATACTGTCATCATCTCATTAATGCTTGGAACGATATGTTGGAGATTTGGTGCTAAAAggttttctttatcttttgaaatatttttagcCCTAGATTTCATGAAAATTTTAGGTATTTTGATCCTCAGATATCGTGTTGTGGTACCACACAATCTACTTCATAACATGCTCCCAGCTAATTTGCTCATTAATTCCTTTGACTTGGAAGTTGACTGATTGTGATGCTGTGTTAGGAGGATTAACGGAAATGGTTAATTCTAATGAGGTGCGTTAATATGATGTGTATCTAGCTGGTCCTCTCAGTGGCAGATTGCTAGTATGGAGGCCATGAACATTTACTGTAGTGAAGGTGTGTCAGTGTTTTAGATTCCCTAAATTGGTCGTCTTTCTCATCTGCGGATCTGATGGTGGTTGCTACAAAGCTCTTCCCTGAAGCAGCAATTGAGAAAGCCAGATTGATCGTTAAGTTGAGATGCTTTGATTGCATGCAATCTTTTAGATCAATGGCTGTCCTAATGTTTGATGTGGTTTTGAAAGTACAAGGGGAAGGAAGAACAGAATGTGGGTCAAATCTGCATAAATTGACATTTTGATGGCAGCTTTGACCCAAGACCTGTTATGTCGTGTTTTGATGGCAGTTTATGATCTAATAGCACAGAAATGGGCCAACTCTAAGATGACATCAGATTTTGTTGGACAGCTTTTAAGCTGGACAGTGCTATTCACACCCTGATTCAGTCCTATTGGGCTAATGGACAATTGGCAGACTCACTCCTAGTTACAAATCACTCAATACTctgtatttagttttatttttttctttttcatctgtCCCTCAAGAATCTTATGGTCTCAGTCTACAGCATCAGATCTTCTGTGACTCTCAactatttttctcatttctgaCAGGGATAACCAGCAGGATTTATTTAATGCCATGGGATCAATGTATGTCGCTATTCTGTTCATTGGAGTTACTAATGCCACTGCTGTTCAACCAGTTGTTTCTATAGAGAGATTTGTTTCATATCGAGAGAGAGCCGCAGGGTTGTACTCGGCTTTACCATTTGCATTTGCTCAGGTTTCCTTCTGATATTTTTCGTTGTTTCCAGTTGTTAAAATCACTGGATTTTATTGAAGTTAGCGACTGTTTCTCTTTGTGCAGGTTGCTATTGAGTTCCCCTATGTGTTCTCACAGTCAATCATCTACTGCACAATTTTCTACTCAATGGCTTCGTTTGAGTGGACTCCCTTGaagtttattttgtatttattcttTATGTATTTTACTATGCTCTACTTCACCTTTTATGGAATGATGACAACTGCCATAACACCAAATCATAATGTTGCTGCTGTCATATCTGCTCCATTTTATATGCTATGGAACCTTTTCAGCGGTTTTATGATCCCTCACAAGGTAATGAAGTGATAAATTTCCCGCTTCTAGAGCATTAGATCAATTTTTGCTTAATCAGACCTGCTTGCCTTGTTTATTTCAGATTTACACAATGATCTGTAGGTAATCCACATTTTGTATTCATTTATACACTCAAGCTATTACATATCATTCTCAGCTTAGGAACTCCTAGAGATATAATCTGATGGTGAGTCATGGGCTGGTGTCTGGCAGGAGGGGATTATACTAAATTTTTACATACAACCTTATTGTTTTTATCATTGGATTTGCTGATTTGTGGGCCCAAGATCCCTTGCATATTTGAATACTGATTCATAGAGCTTGTCCCTAGTACTTACAATTGAGCTTTTTATGGCTAGAATAACTTGGCTACAGGGTGAGATTGTACATGgaagttcctttttttttttttttttccaaatcaaTCTACACCAAAGAATTCAATAATCAGAATTACTCTGTACAGTATTCTCACTTTCTCTCACATGtacaaaacacaaaacacttGCACGCACATCTTTCCTGTGTTATTTCTGGCATACATGTCATAAGACTCACAACTTGGCCACTTATTTTCAGAGAATCCCAGTATGGTGGAGATGGTATTATTGGGCAAACCCTATAGCCTGGAGTTTGTATGGCCTCCTGACTTCACAATATGGTGATGATAATAGAGTAGTGAAACTATCAGATGGATTGCACTCGATGCCCATAAGGCAGTTACTCAAGGATGTCTTTGGGTATAGGCATGATTTCTTGACTATAGCCGGCATAATGGTGGTTGGTTTCTGCATGTTCTTTGCTGTCATTTTTGCATTtgcaataaaatcattcaaCTTCCAAAGGCGATGATCAGAGGTCGAAGTTATATTCACAGATTGATGCATATACTTGACTAAGTATATCAGTTCCTGGTAAATGAATGTTACAAGATAATAACTATATAGCAACAAGATTTTCTAGTATGTGATGTTATTTGAACTTCAGGAGATTGTACTGTAAACTAATATTAGTTGCatgtttcaatattattaatcataaataatttgatggAAAATGTTGTAAAGTCAGATATTAATATTGGCATATAAGAATTTGTTTTCAACAGAATAGTTGGAATCACTATTGTAATGCATTGTGATTTTCCTTAGTTTGAAATATCAATATCAAAGCTTTTACCTTTCTGTGACACTCACAATGGCAGCCTAATTATTAGGTAGTCTCAAAGTATAGATTAATTAACCTCCGTTCtatttataatgttatttttattgaaaagtaGATCTGATGGATTACATGAAGTCACGTTAGTTTGTAGAATTACTCGTGGTTACAGCAATCCTTGATTTTTACTtaagatgatatattttataagcttATATCAGCCTTTGTGAAAGGCCTATTTTTGGTCCTTGCTAACGATCTAAGCTTGAAATTCCAATACACTTGAAAtctctcatcatcatcatcatcactctTATGATGATCTCATTCATTCATGTGCTTTTGATCAGatttaaaaatctaaatttaccATCAAGTGCCATTAATTAACTCGAAGATTTGGCTTGAAATTAAGAGCTAATTTGATTCCAAAAATGGCCAGAGTGCGCCGGTGCGGTGCGTTTGGAGGCGCCGAAATAAATAGCGgaagttgttttctttgttatgAAACTATAAAAGTACGTAGCTGCATGTGAATCCAATTACTTACAAAATTGAAGCGCACCCACATACAGTAGCTAGGGACAATGTGTCTAGAAAGATCATTCTGAAACCCAGCGGCAAGTCCCTGCAGGCTGCAGCCACAAGTGACATCAGTACTCGAGAGCTCTCTCCCCCAAGTTCAATAAAAGACAAACACTtcaatcatatattatatatatgtatatatataaaatataaaaaattacataccCTATATTATCAATTActtacattttattatataaaatgtgatataagatcatgtaataaatatatcacatcttatataatagGATAATTACTAAAAAGATAAATTctctttatcttatcttatgagaaacaagatatatataattactaaaaGGACAAACACACAGCACAAAGAGAAGGTTATAAAATATGCCTCGTTTTGCCAATAAACAAAACTTGGGTACTTCTCAAAGAATGATGAATTCATCAATCTCAGAATCCTTCAAAAGCAACCCTGTCCAACTCAACCGTATCGTCCCACTAGACTTCAAGGCTCATGCCATCAAACTACCCGACTCCCACACTTGGACCCTGTCAACGGACAACCCTACGGCCGTCGACCCGTTAACCTTCGAGTCCGTGCCCGTCATAGACCTTGACGATCCCAATGTAGTGTCGCTCACACGGCATGCCTGTGAGCAATGGGGGATGTTTCAGGTCACCAACCATGGCATTCGCAGTGACCTCCTTATAGAACTGGAGTTTCAGACGCGGCGTTTGTTCtctcttccactggaccaaaaACTCCACGCCGTCCGATCGCCGGAGGACTTTTCCGGCTACGGCCTGCCCCGCATTTCCACGTTTTTCCCGAAGCTGATGTGGTCGGAGGGCTTCTCGATAATGGGGTCTCAGGTGGAACATGCCAGCAAGCTTTGGCCAAATGACCACACCAAATTCTGGTACGTGGAGTACtgcagaaataataataataataataataataataataataatgcatgCTCTAGCTAATATTCCCTGtaaaattaacatttaaatCTTGTGTTACTAAAATAAAAGGGTTCGTTACTATCTATGGTAAACTGACGTTGCTTTCAGCGATGGACGTAGAAAGTAGAGAGTGGAGAGGAACAGAGCTGAGATTTTGACGCGTGCTGCAGTGAAGCAGAACTCGTGTAAAAATGGTGGTTGGGCAGAGAAGAGTGCTTCTGCATGCACCAAGGATCGAATCCCATGCACTGCACTGCCCGCcactgtgtttcacttcatgcaTCCTTCAAACTAACCCAGCCCACCTGCAATAATGATTTGGTGGTCTTTTTGGGCCCCATTCGTAAGGGCTCTCTATAAATGCCgtcactctttttaaaaaataataagatttgttattaaaatattaaaattttcatacgaATCTtatattattcactttttttgttAAATGACTAAATGGTATTTGCgtactctataattataaatattttttttcttaaacataATACAGCGAGGGCAACTCgctccatttttttatttttgggtattTGATAATTCTAACATCTGCCTTAATTTTTAGTGAGTTTTACTATTTACAAGTAAAGTcacatattaatttgtataccaatactaatttattcatattcaaaatttaaattgacactgtttaataaaatttattttttaaccaatcacattaaaataGTATACATCTTAGTGTGTAGTTAtgtttacaactagatttttcaatTCTTAGTGCGGAAAAATTCCTACATCCACTAAGGAGCTGCTGTTCTTTCGTGCAGTAATGTAATGGAAGAGTATCAGAGGGAAATGAAGGACCTAACCGAAAGGATATTAGGGCTAATGCTTCGATCTTTGGGCCTAACCCGTGAAGATGTGAAATGGCTCAAGCCCAAAGACGGGGGGAGCAGACATTCCCAAGCCCTTCTCCATTTAAACTCATACCCGGTTTGCCCGGACCCTAGTCAGGCCATGGGCTTGGCTCCTCATACAGATTCCTCCTTGCTCACTTTATTGTACCAAAGTTGCACCAACGGGCTCCAAGTCCATAAAGAAAATATCGGGTGGGCGCCGGTGCATCCCATTGCCGGTGCACTTATTGTCAATGTTGGAGACCTGATGTACATACTCTCCAATGGCCGGTTCAAGAGTCCGAAGCATCAAGTGCTTGTCAACAAGTCATGCCATCGCATTTCGATAGCTTACTTCTATGGCCCTCCGGTCGATGTGAAAATATCACCGTCGATGAAGTTGATTGACCACAAACACCCTCCTCTCTATCGGCCAGTGACATGGAAGGAATATCTTGATGCCAAGGCAATGCATTTTGACAAGGCATTTGAGTTCATTCGGAATGATGTTCGTATttccaatatataaatgaattccAAAAATTTTGGGTAAATCTGTCATTCAGCAAAGAGATCATGATTGCAATGCCATAAAGTGACATGTCAAGAATGGGAACTCACGTCTTCAAATGGGCACTTACAATTATATCATACTGATGGAGCAAtctttagttttataacacggcAAAGAAACAGGAATTCTGTTTATTCTGTGTATTAATGGGATGTGGGTTACATTAGTATAATACTACATTCATAACTCCGAGCAATTTTATGAATGCAAAAGGTTCATGAGCACAAGAAGACACAGAACAATCCCAGTGACCTCTTGTCAACAACAAAACTGTTGAAACTTGAAGGGATCCTGCAGATTTCATTGCTCATAATCAAAAACCATTTTGCTACTTTGAACCGGAATCATGAAAACATAGAAAGAAGATCAGGAACTCAATCATGTGTAATGCTTTTCAAAAGGGTAAACTTTAAAGTGGACATTCTATACATTGCTGAAGTTGTCAACAAACGCCGAGTATTCTGTAAACAGCATTTACATTTTCTGTGTCAACCAAAACTTATGTCGGACATTGTCAACCAGATTTTGTGTGTAACATTAACAAAGTCAGTTTTGATACAAGAAGATTACTTCCTTCGGCTATCTTGGAGTTGGATCAAAGATCTAAATTCTTCTTTCCTAGCTAAGTAGACTGTGCCAAAATATAAGCCACAAAAGCATCTAAAGAAGGCATACATAGAGGAGAAGGTATTTCTGGATAAAGAATCTCAGGATAAACATAACCGAGAAGGTATACCAATTTTGTCTGGGGGAAAAGCAACTGTCACTTCCAGAGCTTGACACACTTGTCATGACTAGCTGAAGCTACCAGACCTGTCACACTTGATACTGCTAAGGCAGAGATTAGTTTGTCGTGCGCATGTACAGAAGTCGTCTTGTTTTCGCTTGTGTTCCAAAGTTCCAGAGTCTGGAAATCCAGGGCATTCCATATCGAAAACAAAAACTTCGTGTCAGTAGCTTGTACAAAAGCATGCCATTCATTTCAACTCTCATGTTAACTTAAATACCATAATCCAACACTTTTTATGAAGCACTGTCGTTTCTAAGCTGTAACAATCTGATCTAAACATTAGTAGTTACAAAGATTTTAAGTGGTGCTAATCGGAGACTCGCATCCTATGCAATCAAATTGGAATATCCACAATGTTTCATATAGTTAAATTAGTACATGAAATGGTGAACTATGACTTACCTCATAACATCCGATGACCAACAGAGAATGATAAGTAGGATGGAAAACACAGGTATTAAATTTGTTGCCAGTAGACCTCAACTCATGAATGCATTCCCCTTTGTTACCAGAGCCAACCGTCCAAACTCTAACCAGGTCATCACTCACAGATGCCAGGCACTCACCAGAAGGATCCCAGCATACGGAATGGACAAGGTTTTTGTGGCCCTAAAATCAGTTAAcataagataaaagaaaatattactcATCAAATgtcatatatacatatgtatttatatagataatgaTGTAGGACATCAACTCCATGGAAAGAAGCAATAAATTGAGGAAGAAAAGTAACAAAGTAGTAACAGATATTCATTTGTGTCTTCCACATCATAtcctgaaataattcaagaaacatTCATTTGCAGCATTAGCCATATCATTGTTCCAAAGTCATCAGCAGgcagtaaagaaaaaaataaaaagaaaacagcaCTTTCAATTTGCTTACAAGAATGCCtcgaaattcttttttttttttttttgtaagtagaaTGCCTCGAAATTCTTTGTAAGAGAAAATTCAATAACTTCACACCCTACATGAAGATCTCGTCATCTAtcatcaaatttcaaaatatcaaACGCAATCTATTTACAGGTATAGTTACCAATGCAACAAGGAACCAGGAGCATACCGTGCAACAATAACTATATACTGGGTTAAACTACCGAAAACCAAGGTGCCATAAAGGAACATTAGTAAACACCAAGCAAACAACATTCTATCCATCATTTTGGCCTTTTCATCAATAGGAGGGTCCAGAAGAAAAGCCCTAAATTATTAAGATTACCCTTATTGGAAAAGATATTTTTCCCGTTTCTGGCAAAAATATAATACCTTATAGAAATTGAAACAAAGTAAATCAACAAAGccacttgaaaaaaaataaagaaccaCCCAATTAAATGTAGAAACTAATACACTGCAGACTACAGAGACAGAACAGAACCCTCTGGAACAAAAATTTGACCTCCAAAATTTGGAGCATGGATCTACAAAGCCTGGTTAAAAAGATCTCTAGGAAAAGAATTTAATACTCATAGAAAGTCTAATGATTCGATGGAAAAATGTAAATTAGGTCAAGCAAGCCAgttgccaaagaaatgccaaaTTAAAACTCTTGAGAGAGGAATTCATATACAGCAGAGACGTGAGAATTGAGGATATTTTCTCATGGTTCTTATCAgtggaatattctttttaatagggATTTTCATGATTGGGAATTATCAATTGTATCAGATTTTTTCAGCCTTCTATACTCCATGGGGATTCCTATGGCTCAGTGTGATAGACTGAAGTGGAGGTCTAATGATCACAAGAAATGTACTGTTAAGGCGtactataaaattttgttaacaCAAGATTATCCTTTGTTCCcctggaagagcatttggaggtcTCGTGTGCCTTCTAAAGTAGCTTTTTTTTGTATGGAATGCCACTCGAAGATCTTGACCATAGACAATCTAAGGAAGAGGGGATGTATAGTTTTgtattggtgttatatgtgttaaaaaaatggagaatcTGTGGATTACCTCATACTACATTGTGAGGCAACAAGGGagttgtgggatgagatctttCAAAAGGTTGATGTGACTTGGGTTATGCCTCTGAGGGTGGTGGATTTGTCGAGTTGCTGGAGGAAGATGCAAGGCTGTCAGCAAGTGGCcgcagtgtggaagatgat
This is a stretch of genomic DNA from Carya illinoinensis cultivar Pawnee chromosome 3, C.illinoinensisPawnee_v1, whole genome shotgun sequence. It encodes these proteins:
- the LOC122305068 gene encoding gibberellin 3-beta-dioxygenase 3, producing MPRFANKQNLGTSQRMMNSSISESFKSNPVQLNRIVPLDFKAHAIKLPDSHTWTLSTDNPTAVDPLTFESVPVIDLDDPNVVSLTRHACEQWGMFQVTNHGIRSDLLIELEFQTRRLFSLPLDQKLHAVRSPEDFSGYGLPRISTFFPKLMWSEGFSIMGSQVEHASKLWPNDHTKFCNVMEEYQREMKDLTERILGLMLRSLGLTREDVKWLKPKDGGSRHSQALLHLNSYPVCPDPSQAMGLAPHTDSSLLTLLYQSCTNGLQVHKENIGWAPVHPIAGALIVNVGDLMYILSNGRFKSPKHQVLVNKSCHRISIAYFYGPPVDVKISPSMKLIDHKHPPLYRPVTWKEYLDAKAMHFDKAFEFIRNDVRISNI
- the LOC122305066 gene encoding ABC transporter G family member 32: MWNSAENAFSRTLSLREEGEDEKALRWAALERLPTYARVRRGIFRNVVGDTREIEVTELQAQEQKLVLDRLVSSVDDDPELFFERMRRRFDAVNLKFPKIEVRFQNLTVESFVHVGSRALPTIPNFVFNMFEELLRQLQIYRRQRSKLTILDNISGIIRPSRLTLLLGPPSSGKTTLLLALAGRLGTHLKMSGRITYNGHNLNEFVPQRTSAYVSQQDWHVAEMTVRETLELAGRCQGVGFKYDMLVELARREKLAGMKPDEDLDIFMKSLALGGKDTSLVVEYIMKILGLDICAETLVGDEMLKGISGGQKKRLTTGELLVGPARVLYMDEISTGLDSSTTYQIIKYLKHSTCALDATTVISLLQPAPETYELFDDVILLCEGQIVYQGPRDAALEFFAFMGFGCPERKNVADFLQEVTSEKDQEQYWSVLDCPYRYIPAAKFAEAFLSYRAGKNLSDVLRVPFDKRYNHPAALATYRYGVERLELLKTSFYWQRLLMKRNSFIYVFKFIQLFFVALITMSVFFRTTMHHNTIDDGGLYLGALYFSMVIILFNGFTEVSMLVAKLPAIYKHRDLHFYPSWVYTLPSWILSIPTSLIESGFWVAVTYYVIGYDPSIFRFLRQFLLYFFLHQMSIALFRLMGSLGRNMIVANTFGSFAMLVVMALGGFIISRDDIPKWWIWGFWISPLMYAQNAASDNEFLGHSWDKSAGKNLSSPLGEALLRARAMFPETYWYWIGVGAMIGYTVLFNALFTFFLAYLNPLGRQQAVVSKEELRERERRRKGETSVVELRHYLQHSGSFSGKHFKQKGMVLPFQQLSMTFSNINYYVDVPLELKQQGIVEDRLQLLVDVTGAFRPGILTALVGVSGAGKTTLMDVLAGRKTGGVIEGNIQISGYPKRQETFARISGYCEQTDIHSPCLTVLESLLFSAWLRLPSDIDLQTQTAFVEEVMELVELTPLSGALIGLPGVDGLSTEQRKRLTIAVELVANPSIVFMDEPTSGLDARSAAIVMRTVRNIVNTGRTIVCTIHQPSIDIFESFDELLCMKRGGQLIYAGPLGPKSHELIKYFEAVEGVDKIRPGYNPATWILEVTSSTEENRIGVDFAEIYRKSNLFQLNRELVESLSKPSNTAKELNFPTKYSQSFFHQFLACLWKQNLSYWRNPQYTAVRCFYTVIISLMLGTICWRFGAKRDNQQDLFNAMGSMYVAILFIGVTNATAVQPVVSIERFVSYRERAAGLYSALPFAFAQVAIEFPYVFSQSIIYCTIFYSMASFEWTPLKFILYLFFMYFTMLYFTFYGMMTTAITPNHNVAAVISAPFYMLWNLFSGFMIPHKRIPVWWRWYYWANPIAWSLYGLLTSQYGDDNRVVKLSDGLHSMPIRQLLKDVFGYRHDFLTIAGIMVVGFCMFFAVIFAFAIKSFNFQRR